In one window of Kitasatospora sp. MMS16-BH015 DNA:
- the cysC gene encoding adenylyl-sulfate kinase, giving the protein MSATERGATVWLTGLPSAGKTTLALALAERLRAEGHQVEVLDGDEIREFLSKGLGFTEEDRHTNVTRIGFVAQKLASHGVKVLAPVIAPYATSRAAVREQHDKAGTDFLEIHVATPVEVCSERDVKGLYAKQAAGEIAHLTGVDDPYQAPEHPDLRIETQRQSVAESAAALHAFLTTRGLA; this is encoded by the coding sequence ATGAGCGCCACCGAACGCGGCGCCACCGTGTGGCTGACCGGGCTGCCCAGCGCGGGCAAGACCACGCTGGCCCTCGCCCTGGCCGAGCGGCTGCGCGCCGAGGGCCACCAGGTGGAGGTGCTGGACGGCGACGAGATCCGCGAGTTCCTCTCCAAGGGCCTGGGCTTCACCGAGGAGGACCGGCACACCAACGTGACCCGGATCGGCTTCGTCGCCCAGAAGCTCGCCTCGCACGGCGTCAAGGTGCTCGCCCCGGTGATCGCCCCCTACGCCACCTCCCGCGCCGCCGTCCGCGAGCAGCACGACAAGGCCGGCACCGACTTCCTGGAGATCCACGTCGCCACCCCGGTCGAGGTCTGCTCCGAGCGGGACGTCAAGGGCCTGTACGCCAAGCAGGCCGCCGGCGAGATCGCCCACCTGACCGGCGTGGACGACCCGTACCAGGCACCCGAGCACCCGGACCTGCGCATCGAGACCCAGCGGCAGTCGGTGGCCGAATCCGCCGCCGCACTGCACGCCTTCCTGACCACGAGGGGCCTGGCATGA
- the argC gene encoding N-acetyl-gamma-glutamyl-phosphate reductase, which translates to MRVSVVGAAGYIGGELLRLLLGHPEFELVGAVSSRFPGKRIDGVHPNLRSVTDLAFCSAEEVPESDAVFLALPHRVAMTQIEQWRDRAGVVLDLTGDFRLADPEVFRQYYGEDHLAPKLLEAFVPGLPELYRERLRTADLISVPGCMATAAVLALHPLVAHDLIDLDRGAQVDARTGSSGSGATAGPANLHAERSGAMRVFAPTRHRHEAEIARHLGLPTAMTATGVEAVRGAQTLCHATLRPGVDSKAVRRAFRVQYADEPFVRVVAHQRGIHRYPDPKILLGSNFCDVGFAVDEEQGRLTTIGALDNLVKGGAGNAVQCLNVRMGLPEHLGLTFPGLHPL; encoded by the coding sequence GTGCGAGTGAGCGTGGTCGGCGCGGCCGGCTACATCGGCGGGGAGCTGCTGCGGCTGCTGCTGGGGCACCCCGAGTTCGAGCTGGTGGGCGCGGTCTCCTCGCGCTTCCCCGGAAAGCGGATCGACGGGGTGCACCCGAACCTGCGCTCCGTCACCGACCTGGCCTTCTGCTCGGCCGAGGAGGTGCCGGAGAGCGACGCCGTCTTCCTGGCCCTGCCGCACCGGGTGGCGATGACCCAGATCGAGCAGTGGCGCGACCGGGCCGGCGTGGTGCTCGACCTGACCGGCGACTTCCGGCTGGCCGATCCCGAGGTCTTCCGGCAGTACTACGGCGAGGACCACCTCGCCCCCAAGCTGCTGGAGGCCTTCGTGCCCGGCCTGCCGGAGCTCTACCGGGAGCGGCTGCGCACCGCCGACCTGATCAGCGTGCCCGGCTGCATGGCCACCGCCGCCGTGCTCGCCCTCCACCCGCTGGTGGCGCACGACCTGATCGACCTTGACCGGGGTGCCCAGGTCGACGCCCGGACCGGCTCCAGCGGCTCGGGGGCCACCGCGGGCCCGGCCAACCTGCACGCCGAACGCAGCGGCGCCATGCGGGTCTTCGCCCCCACCCGGCACCGGCACGAGGCCGAGATCGCCCGCCACCTGGGCCTGCCCACCGCGATGACCGCCACCGGGGTCGAGGCCGTGCGCGGCGCCCAGACGCTCTGCCACGCCACGCTGCGCCCCGGCGTGGACAGCAAGGCGGTGCGCCGGGCCTTCCGGGTGCAGTACGCGGACGAGCCCTTCGTCCGGGTGGTCGCGCACCAGCGCGGCATCCACCGCTACCCCGACCCGAAGATCCTGCTGGGGTCGAACTTCTGCGACGTGGGCTTCGCCGTGGACGAGGAGCAGGGCCGGCTGACCACCATCGGCGCCCTGGACAACCTGGTCAAGGGCGGGGCCGGCAACGCCGTGCAGTGCCTCAACGTCCGGATGGGCCTGCCCGAGCACCTCGGCCTGACCTTCCCCGGCCTCCACCCGCTGTAG
- a CDS encoding [LysW]-aminoadipate kinase: MTTQPLTVVKVGGNPAVDAAGICADLAGLVHQGHSVLLVHGGSGEIARLGGRLGVPHRTLTAPDGVSTRYTDPETLEVVVLALAGAVKPRLVAELARHRVPAVGLTGLDGGLLRARRKAAVRAVVEGRTVLVRDNQSGRITTVDPTLPQALLAAGFVPVVSPPAIDEHDRPVNVDADRAAAALAAALGAEQLLLLTGAPGVLADPADPASLRAGLRIAATGAPDPSATGGMALKLIAAREALAGGVPTVRIADGRTERPVSAALAGAGTTVHLAEAAAVPA, translated from the coding sequence GTGACCACCCAACCCCTGACCGTCGTCAAGGTCGGCGGCAACCCCGCCGTCGACGCCGCAGGCATCTGCGCCGACCTGGCCGGCCTGGTCCACCAGGGCCACTCCGTCCTCCTGGTGCACGGCGGCTCCGGCGAGATCGCCCGCCTGGGCGGCCGGCTCGGCGTCCCGCACCGCACCCTGACCGCCCCCGACGGCGTCTCCACCCGCTACACCGACCCCGAGACCCTCGAGGTGGTCGTGCTCGCCCTGGCCGGGGCGGTCAAGCCCCGGCTGGTGGCCGAGCTGGCCCGCCACCGGGTGCCCGCCGTCGGCCTGACCGGCCTGGACGGCGGCCTGCTGCGAGCCCGCCGCAAGGCGGCCGTCCGGGCCGTGGTCGAGGGCCGCACCGTGCTGGTCCGGGACAACCAGAGCGGCCGGATCACCACCGTCGACCCCACCCTGCCGCAGGCCCTGCTGGCGGCCGGCTTCGTGCCGGTGGTCTCCCCGCCGGCCATCGACGAACACGACCGCCCGGTCAACGTGGACGCCGACCGGGCCGCCGCCGCGCTGGCCGCCGCCCTCGGCGCCGAGCAGCTGCTGCTGCTCACCGGCGCCCCCGGCGTGCTGGCCGACCCGGCCGACCCGGCCAGCCTCCGCGCCGGCCTGCGGATCGCCGCTACCGGCGCCCCCGACCCCTCCGCCACCGGCGGCATGGCGCTCAAGCTGATCGCCGCCCGCGAGGCGCTGGCCGGCGGGGTCCCCACCGTACGGATCGCCGACGGCCGCACCGAGCGCCCGGTCAGCGCGGCCCTGGCCGGGGCCGGCACCACCGTGCACCTGGCCGAGGCTGCGGCGGTGCCGGCATGA